The stretch of DNA TTTAGTGGAATCTTTGACTTTCAGATTTTCTTGTTATTATTCACTGGCACCTCGGAATGCATAAGCGCACGGTACATCGAGTCTACTGTGTAAGACCCTGATGTTGTGAGTTTCCAGCGAAACACATCCCGACCTTGTGTCAGATTAATCGAATCCAGACGGGATAAAAGATTATGCCATGACAAAAGTCGGGGGCCAATCAAATCCCGCCTGAACGAAATATTCCGTGGGGATGAACTAAGCACTTGCGCAATAGTATTACTCTTATCGCGAGCAATGGCGTATAAGGCTGGGTATTGCTCTCGGAGACTGGCATTGCTTAGCCATATGTCTTCCCAGAAACGAACCTCTGACCCATCCTTTATCGCGAAAGACCCAAAGCGAAAAAGATGTTTCTTTGCCACCATTAGGCCAGCCCAAAAGTGTGAGTCACCAGGTTTCCAATAAGCCTGAGACACCGCCTTTTGGCCTAGGTACTTGTTGCGCAATATGGTTTGCCAAACACCATCCTCAGTAAGAAGTTTGAACAACCATTTACTAAGTAGGGCCTCATTCTTGACCTGCAGGTCATGAATTCCAAGGCCACCTTGGTCTTTCGGCCTACAAACCACGCTCCATTTTGCCAGCCTATATTTTTTCTTTTCACCGTCTCCCTGCCAAAAGAATCTAGATCTAAAATAGTCCAATCTTTGGAGGACCCCTTTTGGGAGTTGGAAGAAAGAAAGCATATAGAGAACCATATTTGTGAGGACAGAGTTAATTAAAACCAACCGTCCTCCAACTGAGAGCAACTTGCCTTTCCAACTGCTCAGTCGTTTCTCTAGACACTCCTCAACATGCTTCCACTCCGCAATCAGATATTTAATTGGGAATTGACCATGTGCACAACCAAACAGGTCAGCGTAATCTGCAGCCGCCTCAACGGCTTCTCCAAAGCAGAATAGTTCACTTTTATGGAAGTTAATTTTGAGACCCGACATTTGCTCAAATGCTGAAAGCAAGAGTTTCACGTTTCGCGCCTTGTCCAGGTCATGTTCCATAAAAAGAATTGTGTCATCGGCATATTGCAGAATAGAGAGACCACCATCCACAAGGTGTGGCACTACTCCTGCAATCTGGCCGTCCTGCTTGGCGCGCTCAATCAGAATAGCCAACATGTCGACAACAATGTTAAATAACATTGGGGACATGGGGTCACCCTGCCGTAGTCCTTTTTTTGTCTGAAAGTAATGGCCTAAATCATCATTGACTTTGATGGCCACACTACCTCCAGTTACAAAATTTTGGATCCATTGGCGCCATTTATCAGAGAAACCTTTCATTCTTAGGGCCCGTTGGAGGAAAGACCATTTGACCTTGTCATAGGCCTTTTCAAAGTCGATTTTAAATACTACTCCACTCATGTTTTTCCGGTGCATCTCATGAATGGTCTCATGCAAAATTACTACGCCATCGAGTATATTCCTTCCTTGCATGAACGCCGTTTGAGATGGCCTGACAACATGGTCAACTACTGAGTTTAACCTATTCGTAGCCACTTTGGTAAAGATCTTGAAGCTAACATTAAGGAGGCATATGGGTCTGAACTGTTGGATCCGTTCGGCCTCCTTAATCTTTGGCAACAAGACAATCTCGCCAAAGTTAAGTCTGAATAGGTCTAGTCGGTCGGCATGAAGACAATTAAATAACTCCAAAAGGTCAGTCTTGATGATATCCCAGAAATTCTGATAGAATTCTGCAGGGAAACCATCTGGGCCTGGAGCTTTGTTATGTTCCATTTGGAACACCGCTGCTCTCACCTCCTCTTCTGAGAATGGTGCCATTAGGATATCATTTTCTTCTgccgtgacttgtggaatatcaTCTGTTCGGGTCTCGTCAAGGGTGAAGTTCCCCTCAGCTGGCGCGCCGAACAAAGATTTATAGTATTTGGTGATATACTTTTTGAGCTCCTCCTGACCTTCGATCAGCCCCTCATCTTGTTGGAGACTGTAAATACATTTCTTCCTATGTCGCCCATTGGCGATCAATTGGAAGTATCTTGTATTACTATCACCCATCAATATTAGGTCAGCTTTGGATCTCTGGTAGTATTTGATCTCCTCTTCTCGCAAAAGACGGGCGACCTTCTCATTAGATTGATTTTTTAATTCGATCTCTTGTTGAGATAAGGTGCGTGTCTCTGCAATCTTGTTGAGGTCGTCATAATGGTAGAGAGccgttgtttttcttttttatatatcCCATTGGTGTGTTTCGCCCATCCAGTGAGGTGTTGCCTCATGGCCCTTATTTTAAAGTTCCATCTCTGAATAGGTGTGCGACCAATGGCGGGCCTCTCCCAAACATTCTTGATTATGTCTACAAATCCATCCCGATGAAGCCATcccaattcaaatttgaaaagggCGACGGGCTGCTGGGTTCGTAGAGTTAGAACCCAGAATGATGGGTGCATGATCCGATAATGCCTCGATACGCTCTAGGGCTCGCACGGTTACCATAGGAAATTTTAGTTCCCATTCGGTGTCCACGAGTACCCTATCGAGCTTCTCGTATGTCGGCACAGATTGGTTATTAGCCCAGGTGAACTGCCGCCCCGACATACTGACCTCCCGAAGATCCGAACTGTCTATCACAGCATTGAATAGGAAGGGCCAATGAGTGTCGAAGCGGTCAGTATTTTTCTCTTGTTGGTACCTAAGGATATTAAAGTCCCCTCCAATAATCATTGGATACGGGTTATCCTTAGCCAGGTTCACCAATTCATGAAGGAAGGCCGATTTGTGTTCATCTTGGGCAGCCCCATAGACTGCGACCAGGCTCCATGTAAGATTATCAGCTCTGTTTCGTAAGTGAAATTTGATATGAAATTCACCTGTCAAAAAAGCCAACAAGTCCATGGTCGTGGTCTGTATCCCAAGAAGGATTCCTCTAGACCTTCCACGAGCTGGTAGACTATGCCATGTGTAGTCGAAACCACCTGATAGGTGCTCGAGGACATTTGGCCTGAAGTCACATTTACCAGCCTCGGAAATTGCCACAAAGTCCAACCCATGTTCACGTACACAATCACTGACGTGTCTATGTTTAGCCAAGTCTGagagacctctgctattccaaaacaTGCCTCTCATGTGGAAACTCGGGTCGATGTGGAACATTTCGCCTTCTTGGGcggtttttgtttctttttcaAGGAATGCGATTTAGATTTCTACGAAGACGCCGTGAAGTCACAAAACATGGACCCATGTCTTGCATCATCTAAACCAACCTCGGTAACCTCACCAACCAAGTGGGAGATAAGCGGACCATCATATTTGGCATCCGTTTCATCTTCCTCCTCGGTCTCAGGGTTAGGTGGGGTGCTATTACACTTTGGAGAAACCTTTAAACGGTCAATCTCCATATGTTTAAGTGCCCCAACCGACATATTAATTTCATTGTCATTTCTCCCCATAGATATACCAACATTATTTAAGCTAGAGGAAATGCCGGTATTCAAAAATGAAAGAAAAGATTGAGGAGACGAGGCACCTGGTGTGGGGTCCAAATTCCTCGAGGCATGTCGACGCATTGCCTTTACAAGTGAATGTTCATCGGTCGGAGAGGAACCATCCGCGGAGACGGCGTGACGGTTACTACGTCGAAGGGGCGAAGCCTGCCCTCCAGACATAGTACACATCGGTGTCTTATGTTGAGATGTTGGTGTTGATTGTTGCGAGCTCGGCGGCATCTGAACTGTCCCAAAGGTTGGTGAATAGGGATGCGCCGCAAGTCCCACTGAAACGGCCACAAGGGGTGTCGTGGCTGATCCACTCGGACGATCCGCAGCTGGGCCAAGGGGGACCACGGCAACCGGAGCAGGAGCTGAAGAAGTCTGGATGGACGGCGTCGTTGAACATTGCGCATACACCGAAGCAGCAGCTGTAGCCTGCACGGGTGACGGCGCACCCGCACCCACGCCCAGCTGCACAAGCACCGAGGCAGGAGCAGCCGCATGCAGTACCCCACCTCCCACGGCAGGGTGCACAGGTGAGGCGTGCACATGATTAGCAGGAGCCTCTGCATAAGACTGCTTGGGTGCACATGCAGCCACGGGCCCCGCAGCAGCCCTATCCACGGCTTGCTGTCCGGGCGCCATAGGAGCCACTGCATGGCCAAGTGTAGGCGTAGGTTCTGGCCTTTGCATGGGCGCAGTAGAAGCCGTTGCATGGCCTGGTGCGGACATAGTTGAGGCCCTCTGCATGGACACAATATTTGCACAGTCAACTGACGCCTGCACCTGTAGCGAAGAAGGCCTCAGATCATTATGCACTAAACTGCCTTTGGTTGGAACTGTAGCATTCTGAAAGCCCGCATGAGTAGTCTGCATGGGAACATTGGGACCTGTGTAAGCTCCAGACGCTGCATTTTCACCAACGGACTGGACACTTTTTGTTCTCTTGTTCGCATCCCTATCTGGCATATCTTCATCCCCGTTAGCACCGTCATTATGTCCATCATCATGGTTTTCCCAAATCCGCGGAATGAAGTCAGCGTCGGGGACAAAATCATCCTCCAGTACAAACCGAAACGCATATCCATTAAGCTTGACGTAAACATCAGAGGAGACCGAGGCTTCATCAGACCCATGCTTTTTGCTGAAAATATCCAAGGAATGAACAGCCACCTGGATTCGCACTATACCATGTCGGCGCAAGCAAACCAAGTCAACGTCCTGAGTGGCGCCTATAACCGATCCAGCCGCCCATAGACCAAGGAAATGGCACAGTGGTGGTGGGACTCCCGTGACATGAACCCATACAGACTGCAAAGGAAGAACGGATGGAAGCTCCTCAGCTTTCCATTCACTGAAAGTAATCTTCACGCCATGCGATTTCACATTGTACTCAAAAGTGGCAACACGCTGCAAAATTTCGACAGACGGGAAGGAAACTAAGAAAGTATTGGCTTCATGAGGGACGGCCTCCCACTTCCACGAAGTCTGGACCGAGGCAATCTTAGCAACCTCAACCTCGACCACAGCAGCAGACAAAGAACCACCAGAGATCGTAACCAAAGCTGTCGGCAAAGTTGGTGGTGCAAGATGCTCCTTGAAGAGCGAGTCTGGTAGCTATACGAACATTGCGTTTACTAGACCACAACCACCGAGGAAAGCACATGGCCTTGGTTGCTTGAGAACATGGCAGCGGTGCATAGGATGCTTGTGGTTGTTGCAGATATGACAATAGTGAACCACCGTACAATCTTTGGAAAGATGACCATCTGATCTGCATTTGAAACACCATAGACCAGTTCTTTTTCCTTTCGGCATTTGTCCAGTTGCGTCAACAGTGGCCAAAGGTACGGACTTGATATCTCTTGTATCTTGTAACTGAGCAGCAGGGGCTGCCACCACTGCCGGCGGTGGAAACGGCGGCGAAGATCGCGCAGCCGTGGTGACCGCAGCAGCATCACGACGTCCCCCTTTGCGCTTGTTCCTTGGACGGCGAGCGGGGGGTGCATCAGGCGCAGGTTGGTTGCTGGGTGCACTGAAGACGACCGGTGCCGGCGTCGGAGCCGCGGCCTGCTGGACGGCCCGAGGAGTAGTGGAGTTCGATGCATGCGGCACTCCAAAGCGAAGAGGCCCGGCTTGTACACCAAAACCGGCGGCGATTCCAGGGCTCGGAGCAACTTGAACCAGCGGCGGCGGCCCCTTGGGCTGGCTCCCATTCCGGCCAGCCATGGGTGGCGAGGAGCTCCGGCGCAGCACAGCAGCGTaggtcggcggcggcggatcccGAGATGACGAGGTGTGCCGATGTGGATGACCAAAGACACGGCTAGGGCATCCCAACTCCTCGTACTGGAACAGGTCCACCCTCCTGATCGTACGGCCCAACCGCAAGGCCTGATTGGCCACGCTAGGGCAGGGCCCACGATCCTGCAACAAGGCCGAAGGCCGAGTCTGCATGATCCGAACAGAAGCGCGATCACCGGCAGCTGAAGACCGAGGCTCCATCGGTGAGACCGCGAGCGCAATCATCGCTTGCCGCTGAAAGCGCGGCCGTTTCTTCCGATGGAGATTGCACCGCCGCTGCCAACGCACCCGTCTGGGAAGCCGGCAGGAACGCAGCCAGCGCCACCGGCGGCGTTATCCTGGGGCGCGGGAGCGGTCCCTTCCATGGCCGGATGCAAACCCCGCGACGTTGACGCGCTGGCACCGTCGGCGGCCGTGGCAACTCCGGCGAACCAACCGAACCAGCAGTAGTCTCATTCCTGCACGGCAACAAAGAATCGTGAGGAGAATCTGATTGTTCCTTGCCGGATGAGCTGCCGCTGCCCTTCTCCCACACCCTGGACGCCGGTGTGGGGTATCCCACGTCATTCCAGAACTCCTGCAGTAGCTCTGCGTCCGACTTCTTCTTCCTGGGCCGCACCATTGACCAGGAACCCTCCGGGGTATCATCGCATCCGTGAACATCATCCCTGGAGAGGACAGCGTCCACCACCTCATTTGCTAAGCGCCCGGCAGCCGAGACCTCACCCGTCTCCTCCCCGACGTCAGCTAAGGCTTGAAATCTTGATCCGGAGCATGGCGAGGAGGAAGACAAGGAGGGTGACCGCGAGGCCGGCGAAAGGGCACCCGGAGCTAGCGTCAGCCGCCGCCGATCCAGAAAGACGCGAACGCCGACACGCACGACGCAGCCGAGAAGCACCACCTCATCTCCGCTCTTGATCCTCTCACCTGATCGGAGATGCCGCCCCTCGACGATCTTTCCGTCGCCGTTCCGGAGGAAACACAGGCCGGGTCGATCTAGGAATAGTGAGCCACTTTGCCACTCCGGCGAACCATCTATCCCGGCGGTGGAAAAGGTCGCCGCCCAGCGCAGCGTTGGTAGAGGATCCGGTGGTTTCATCCAGCGCAGCGTTGGTCGCTGCCTACTTGCATGTATTCTTTAGTGAGGTAGATTTCTATCTATGATCATGTATTCTTTGTGACATGTTTGGAACTGCGATTACGTCCAAGGTGCTTGGGAATGCACAAGGCATGTAGTACATCGGAACAGCAAAAGATGGGTGCACGATTGTGATGGCCATCAACGTCGAGATCACAAACGGCCCATTCAATGGCAGCTCATTTGTATTGTTCTCAAGAAACCCATTGCGTTCAACCAAGGAGCTCCCCGTTATTGGAGGCCGTGGTGCATTCCGGATGGCCCAAGGGTATAGCATGCTCCGGACAGTGTGTGTTCACTGTCTCAACTCTGTGAACCCTCCCATTGAATGTGACGCTCTGGCACCATTAGTTGAGTTGATGTATTTTGGGTTTGTTTGTAGCGCGATGATGATCACATAATGGTTGATATTGACTTGTTGTGCTTTGTAAAATTACCACATAAAACTCCCTCAACTTATATACTCAAAcgatggctattaatttttgttTACATTGATTTCAAAATTAGACTCGGATGATTTTTAGCTAGTCAGAAATTTATAAATAGTAAATTTGTCTCGTGAAGCGTGCATACTATATTTTTGGAGAGTATAAGAATCAAAGAAGAACAAAATATGTCATCGTGTGCATACACGGAGGGGCCAGAAAATCAATCTATctataaataaataaaatgaatcaaatcatcaaagaagaagaaaaagaagtcCGTCAACGGCCCTGCTCCGTGACGACTAGTGCGAGCACGACGGACAGGATCCTTCCGGACAAGAGCAACATCTGTCGTGTGGGAGGGTCAGGCAGATGGACAAGGCCACGACCGACAGCGTCACCAGACCCATGAACACGATCGCCATGCACCGGCCGTGAATCAACTTTGTTAAAGTTTTTCAAATCCACAGAATTAGTGAATttttctcaaattcttttcaaatccATGAACAATTTTCAAATCCACAAAATCTATGAACTTTTTTTAAGCCCGAGAAGGTTTTTCAAATTCGTCAAGTTATTTCAATCGTTGAACATTATTTAAAATTTATGAACATTTATTAAATTCAGAAAAAAAATCAAACTTATGATTTTCTTTGAGTCCACAAACTATTTTAAAATTTGTGAACTTCTCAAAATTCGTTATTTTTTTAATTGGTAAACTTTTCCCAAAATCTCCGCACGGCGTGTGTTCATTGTCTCAATTCTGTGTAGTTATTTTGTGTTGCGCAGCGTGCATACTAGTATAATTGTGGAGAGTAGGAAACATGAGGAAGAAAATATGTCATCATGTGCATACGCGTATGGAGGGGCCAGAAAATCAATctataaataaataaaatgaatcaaagaagaagaagaagaagaagcctgctaaaGGTGGGTCCGTGGACTTGGAGGGGAAGGTGGTCGCTCCGTGACGAGTAGCGCGAGCATGAGCATGAGCATGAAGAAGCTGCAGGCTGCGGCGATGCACACGATCCTCATGATCAAGTCCAACACTGGATCCTGAGGGCCCGGCAGGCGGATGGTCAAGGCCATCATCGACAGCGTCACCAGACCCAGGAGTAAGATGGCTCGCTTTGGCTCTGGCTCTGGCTCTGGATCCACGAcaaggacgacgacgacgacgacttTGGGCCGTCCGTTGGGGTGGTCGGCTTTGGCCAGTTGGTCCGTTGGTCGCCGGCCATGTTCCGTGACGATGACTGTGAGCAGGACGATGAAGATGGCGCATGGGGAGAGAACGCAGAGGATCCAAACAAAACAAAGAGCATCGTGGGTGGGCACGCACGAGAGCCCAGCCCAGCCCACTAATTAATAATTAGTAAAAGCTTTCTCGGCCCGCTACAAACATATACATATACAAAatgacaacaagaagaagaagaagaagaagaaaaacatcCATCCATTGATCGATCAGGCTTGGTCCAATGATTAATGATTATGATTGGCCGACGGCGACGCGGAATCGGGCGAGGCCGACCTTGGAGCCGCTGGCCTTCACGTCCGCCTGCACCTGCTCCCGGAACTCACCGTAGCTGAACGCCCTGTACACCTCCTGACGACAAGCTGACGCCGGGCCCACGATCACGGCGTCCTCCTGCGGGAACGCGAAGTAGCAGAGCGACATCCTGTCCACCTCCGTCCAGGCCGGCGCCACCACCCGGTGCTCCGGGCTCCGGTACGCGCCCCCGCTCATCGCCTGCAGCATGTCCCCCACGTTCACCACCAGCGCTCCCTCCACAGGCCGCACCGCAAGCCATCTCGCCTCCTCCTTATCCCGATCCCCACGCCCTCGGCAGAGCACCTGCAGGCCGCCCACCATGTCCTGGTTCAGGATGGACAGCACCGAGCTGTCCGTGTGcgcctccatccccagctgccgCCGCCCTGACGCAGTAGCCGGGTAGCGGTACGCCCGGAAGATGCTGCCGCGCTCCGTCAGGTACGACGCGCGCTGCTCTTCATCCAGGCCCAGctcgccgctggccagggcgtcGAACAGCTTCCGGGCGATGCGCGCCATGTGCGCCACGTACTCCCCGCTCACCGCCTCCATGAACTGCGACAAGGCACTGCCGTCTGCTTCACCGTCAGCAGCGTCAGGACAAGAATGACAACGGTCGCCGTCGACGTGCAGCCCCTCTAGCCAGTTGAGCTGTTTGACGGGGAGCGCCGCCAGCGCCGGCGTGCCACAGAAGTAGCCGGGCAGCCGGGACTTGTTGGCCGCGTCCAGCTCAAGGAGGCCGCGCGCCAGCCCGAACAGGCGGGCGGTGAGGTCGCAGGGGACGCCGTGGTTGACCAGCCGGAACACGCCCGGGTCCCGGCACGCCGCCACCAGCTGCCCCGTCAGGCTCGGCTCCTCCGCCTCGAGGTCTACAGTGGGCAGCTCCAGCTCCTCCAGCCCGCACTCGTCCGGCAGCTGCTCCATGGATCCCCTGCTCGGCTGGATCAAGCGCTACTTGAGTTGATGGATCTAGAATTCTACTACTAGAGATAGTACAAGAGAGCAGGCAAAGGGACAACCTTTACTTTTTCTTTATACTCTAGTGGACAACTGATGATGAGCAGACTTTGCTCTTTGTCTGTTACCTTCTTTTGTCGCCTAGTGTGCCTCACTATTTCTTTTTCCCTTTTATCAGGCAAAGGGGCTAAAGCTTTTATTTTTTAGAAGAAGGGCTAGTTTTAGTTGAGAGGTTCAACGTTTTTAAGGGAGGGGTTATAGA from Triticum urartu cultivar G1812 chromosome 3, Tu2.1, whole genome shotgun sequence encodes:
- the LOC125549605 gene encoding gibberellin 2-beta-dioxygenase 8-like, with the translated sequence MEQLPDECGLEELELPTVDLEAEEPSLTGQLVAACRDPGVFRLVNHGVPCDLTARLFGLARGLLELDAANKSRLPGYFCGTPALAALPVKQLNWLEGLHVDGDRCHSCPDAADGEADGSALSQFMEAVSGEYVAHMARIARKLFDALASGELGLDEEQRASYLTERGSIFRAYRYPATASGRRQLGMEAHTDSSVLSILNQDMVGGLQVLCRGRGDRDKEEARWLAVRPVEGALVVNVGDMLQAMSGGAYRSPEHRVVAPAWTEVDRMSLCYFAFPQEDAVIVGPASACRQEVYRAFSYGEFREQVQADVKASGSKVGLARFRVAVGQS